The genomic DNA GACCAATGAAGAACCGGTTGCCAACATCGGGTCGATAATCATCGCCAAACGGTTCTGTACATCGGGAACCAGTTTTTTATAGTAAGTACGTGCTTGCAAAGTTTCTTCATCACGCTCAAGACCCAGTACAGATACTTTTGCGCTTGGAATCAGGTTCAGGAAACCATCTAACATGCCAATACCGGCACGTAGAATTGGCACAACGGTAATTTTTTTACCCGCAATACGGTCTACACTCACTTTGCCATTCCAGCCATCAATTTCATGCTCACACATTGGTAAGTCTTTGGTTGCTTCATAAGTCAGAAGCATGGTCACTTCTTGCGCTAGTTCGCGGAAATTTTTTGTACTAATGTCTGCACGACGTAGCAAACCAAGTTTATGTCGAATGAGCGGATGACGGATTTCATGAATAGCCACGGGAGAGCACCTAAAAGATGAGATAAAATTTCAGCTATTATAAATGTTTTTTATATCTCTTATAAACCAAAAAGCCCCCTATGAAAGGAGGCTTTTTCGAAAAAACTTATAGTTTTTTTAGATTACTGTTGAGATAGCATGAAATGCAATGGAGATAAAATCTCCGCTTGAAGCGCCAATTTGATGATTGGATCAGGATAAACACCAATGATCAATACAGCCAATGCCGCAGCAAGCACCATAATACCACCCACTTTCTGACCCCAATGTTTGTCGGCATCAATACGTGGCGTATCTGGCGGAGTCATGTACATCACCACCATCACACGAAGGTAATAGTACAGACCAATACCTGAACCTACTACAATCATGGCAGCAAGGAACCAGTGCTGGGTTGTTACCGCAGCCATCACCACCAGGAACTTACCAATGAAGCCTGCAGTCAATGGAATACCTGCAAGAGACAACATCATGACAGTCAAGGTCGCAGTCAATACTGGACGGCGCCAGAACAAACCACGGTAATCTGCCAGACTTTGTGCTTCATCTGCATTGTTATACGGACTAGACATCAACGCGACAACACCAAATGCACCAATCGTCGTCAATACATAAGTGATTACGTATACAGATACGTTACCCAGGCTTGCATAAGTCATGCTGATTAAACCAATCAGCAAATAACCAAAGTGCGCAATTGAAGAGTAACCCAGAATACGTTTCAGGTTGACTTGACGTACTGCAAGGAAGTTACCCACCAGAATAGAAAGCACCGCAATAATCGTGATGATCGTTACGATTGAATCTACCAGGATTGCGCCTGAAGCAAGTAAATAACGTACAAACAGACCAATGGTTGCCACTTTAGCCACAGTCGCAAGGAATGTTGCGATTGGCGCTGGAGCACCTGCATACACGTCTGGCGTCCATTTATGGAATGGCGCAAGAGACAATTTAAATGCCACGGCAAAAACGATTAAGCCTAGACCTAAAATCA from Acinetobacter sp. CS-2 includes the following:
- the upp gene encoding uracil phosphoribosyltransferase encodes the protein MAIHEIRHPLIRHKLGLLRRADISTKNFRELAQEVTMLLTYEATKDLPMCEHEIDGWNGKVSVDRIAGKKITVVPILRAGIGMLDGFLNLIPSAKVSVLGLERDEETLQARTYYKKLVPDVQNRLAMIIDPMLATGSSLVAAIDVLKASGCKDIRVMVLVAAPEGIKKVEEEHPDVTIFTAAIDDGLNENGYIVPGLGDAGDKIFGSVQKD
- the nuoN gene encoding NADH-quinone oxidoreductase subunit NuoN gives rise to the protein MNFTMSFSELMPLAPVMIVALTAIVVMLLIAIKRNHNLIATASVVGLNLAAAYVLIAMFGGAFAPANVMGMFMLDPFTLLYQLVILIAALACCTLSHAYIESYQDNREELYILMLCSVAGAMLMVASSHYASFFISLELMSIPVYGLLAYTHQRSQSLEAGIKYLVLSATASAMLLMGMAYIYAYTGSLSFYDNVQALMQAIKQPMVILGLGLIVFAVAFKLSLAPFHKWTPDVYAGAPAPIATFLATVAKVATIGLFVRYLLASGAILVDSIVTIITIIAVLSILVGNFLAVRQVNLKRILGYSSIAHFGYLLIGLISMTYASLGNVSVYVITYVLTTIGAFGVVALMSSPYNNADEAQSLADYRGLFWRRPVLTATLTVMMLSLAGIPLTAGFIGKFLVVMAAVTTQHWFLAAMIVVGSGIGLYYYLRVMVVMYMTPPDTPRIDADKHWGQKVGGIMVLAAALAVLIIGVYPDPIIKLALQAEILSPLHFMLSQQ